In the genome of Candida dubliniensis CD36 chromosome 3, complete sequence, the window TTAGAGTCACTGGGCCTTGTGATTAATTTGACCGACCCACCAGCTCCACTACCCAACTCTTTGCCAATCTTACCGTACTTTTTCACCAATGGGGAGTTGTCATCCGTGAAGGGATCTCGATTGCTATTAACAGAATGTGAAGCATTGTACAAAAGTTGAGAAGATGTTTGATTGATCAAAGTGGCTAATGAAGTAGATGACTGTTCACGTGATTGTAATGCACTACCGTTTCCTGATCCTGCGCCTGGTGAATGGACCTGGGCCATTGGTGGGGGCGAATGGAGTTGATTGCTATAATGTCCCAAGATACTATGCCCTTCCTTTCTCGGATTTGaagttttctttgttttgaagaactttttcaaatcaacaactgAGCCAGATGATTTTTTATCGGAGTCCTCGCGGTGTAAACCTGATGCATGAGGTTGTGGGGATTGAATTGATGGGACGGTAGTGGCTGTACCGGTATTGGAGTGAATAGGAGAAGGGTTACGATGGTTTGCACTTGAATTAGCTTGATGAGGGTGATGGTTATGATGATGGCCCTCGGATGAATTACTCATGACTGGAGAAGTCAAGGACTCGCCAGATTCATGCTTTCCAATGTGGAACCCTAAAAACTTCCGTGCACTTCCGTGAGAATGGTTTGAAGTTGACAAGGACAATTCGTCATCTTTATCGTGTTTATGTTTTCCAAATAGTTTGAGTTTATGTTTATCTGGCATGATGAATGTTGAGGCAAATAACAAATAGGAGGAATCTGGACCAAAGGATATTTACAAGCAAATCTTGAATAAGCtaaaaaatgatttagaattaaaacaaattcaCAAATATGGAAAGCCTTTATAGTCAATTAGTCATAAAATTGGGACTATGAACAATGTGTGGTAAATGTTGATATTAAGGTGGGAATGGTTGCTATATGATTGGTTAAGGAATTAAAGTACTCTCGTGagataaaaaaatgaacaggcaaaaaaaaaaaaaaaaaggaaaaaaagaagaggaatatagaaaaaaaaaagaaatgtaAGGGAATTCAATTCGGCAGCACACAAACTTAAAACTATAGACAGGAAAAACGGAACGGAACACCCAACAGAAACAAGAGGATTCTATAACTTAAAGTTGTATCAGAGGATATATAATGTATAGTTAGTTTGATTATGAGGCGAAGAAGAATGGTAGAAGATTTCAGTGCCAGCTAACCCAACACTCTATTAATAagagaaaatgaaatagaAACAAAGCAACTACActataatcaatttggCAAATATAGCCAGTCAggaattgttttgtttttagaTTTCGTTTCAATATTGTAAGCAGTTGCCATACAAACCAACTGAACAATTAACTATAAATACCAATTTGTATTACTGTTTTACTTGAGAAACAAATGATGAACGATGAATTATCTGTGGCAGTTATGTTGTTTTGAGACATCACCTATGTCCCATTCGCTTCACAAAACAACGTAATTTAATTggtgcaaaaaaaaaagaaaaaaattattgtgCGAGACATTGCAAACTTAAACACATCATGAGACACATCGacattattgaataaacATCAGAAGCCACCACATGGctttatttgataatgcTAATGAGCCTTTAATTAACGTGTTCATTTGATTgccttcttttttttctgtttttcaAATCCGGTTAATAGACTCAGAGATGTGTTTTCGTACTTTGTTGTCAACTCCATGGGTATTGTTTAACTTTGTGTTTTAACTTTCCCGTGCTGTAAAATCAAATAGAGATTGAATCGCATGTGCATGATGTCAGATACATTGTTAATCGATGAtacaaacaattcaaaatatataCAAAGTAAAGTGATAGGTTTAATGCTAATTCTGAATCGAGAAGTCTATCTCCCATGTACCGTCTTTATAGTTCGGAATGGAACCATTTCTAAGAATAATAGAAAGGCTAATGGATCCCAgacaaacaaaaacaatagcAATAACACCAGAAATGGCATGTCTGGCAAAGCGATATTTCTTGTATTTTGCAACTGTCTGTAATAACATATAAAACTTACGAATTGGTCGGTTTTCCATCAGATATATCTAAGTGtaattctttcatttattaaaacaGTTAAGTATATATGTACCCTAAAACGTACATACACCTCCAATCTCCAACAACAGGGAAAAAATACCTCTTAAATACATTTGTTTCCTACTTTTTACTATAAAGTCTTTTCATATCTTCAGCTTTCTTCACTGGTTTAGGTAAATGACGATGTCTGGCAATTCTATTAATTTCCGGCATATATTTGTAcctttctttcaatttatcttgGTATTCTAATTTAGCTCTTTGTCTACTGGATTTGATATTGGATCTTGAGGAAGCATCAGATCTCCACACTCTCAAATTTGTATCGTCTGAGCCACTTATAATGTACTTCGAATCAGTGCTGTACTTAACACTGAACACTTTTTGCATACGTTTGGTATGATAAACATCTTTGGACCTTCCATCCAAGGTCTTCCATAATCTTATTGTTTTATCATAAGATCCAGTCACTAACTCTTGACCTGTTGGAGCAAAATCAACATCCATTATAGCTCCAACATGGCCCTTATACACTTTAAGGGTCTTTTGCAAATTTCTCATATCATAAAGATATCCATTATGATCTTCATTCCCAGTAGCAAAATTGAATGCTTCCATTGGATTCCATGTAATACAATTATTTCTCAAACTTGTAACTACTTTATGTACAGGGGTATTGGTTCTAATATCATACAACACAATTGAATTGTCTGATCCTGAGCTGGcaattatatttgtttctGTTTGGTTGAATTTAACTGTGCCCACATTATCTGCACCCCATGATAAATCGGAAATGTGTTTTGATCGATTCACATCCCATAATTGTATAGTGGCACCTCCAGTGACAAATAAATCGTCATCACGATGATGATCAATACCTTTGAATGAATGCTCACCAATaaatgttttcaataatcCACCACTGGTTTTTCCTTCAAGTAGATTACTATTGTTATGATatatttcatcaacatcatcattaactttaacatcaaaatcatcacTATTGACAGACcatattttgattgttttatCATCTCCACAACTATACATCTTGTTAGCATATATGCAAATCCCACTTACCATTCCGTAATGGGCTTTAAAACTAGCTGTTTCTAATCGATCAGTCAAATTccaatatttgattatacCATCTCCTGATCCACTAGCAATTTGATTAGTAGCTTGATAATTCTTAGCTATAAAATATACCCCATCTCTATGACCATCACCTAATTGTCCAATAAATGGTTGAGCAAACATCCGTTCTAATTTAGTTGCTTGTAATGCTCGAGTATACTCTCTAGCACGTTCAAAAGGATGCAAGGCGGGATTCAAGTTACGAGGCAATGCTGATTCTTGAGTGTTTTTCACTGGTATATATGTGTCAGATGATCTGCTTATTGTTTTAACTTTCATTGTGTGTATTATGGAACGTTGAATGTATGGTTGGCAAGTTAGTTGTTAAAGGTACTTTTTGGGTCATCTCATTggaattttatttttttttttttggtttgtttgtttcatGCTATTTGTATACAGGTACCTACTAATTCACAAATATTGTGAACCTGACCATGTCTCTTGTTCTGGTACAATTGGGCATAATATAATACGTACtagaaaattaattaatacaTTATGGCTactatttatatatatatagacTAATATGCTTGTGTGAGTGCcgaaataatttaaaattatgaTACATTAGTTAAACAAAATAggtaaataaaaataataatgagaATATCAGTATTATTCTTGAGAATTGTTGCAATTGgaaatattaaaattcaCTTTGCCATGTACAACATCTTCCAGATTATAAAACTAGCTATTATAGCAACAAATTAGTAGAATTCTACTCAAAGGTATGATcttatcaaaaatattgatatgaAACTTTGCTGGGGAGGGAATTCAAATAAGATTAGGGTGAATAATTAAGCAGTATGATGGTGTAACGGTGTATAAACAATCTATCatctttcttttgaaacgcaataataaaactagtaaaacaagaaatataTGAATGGCTGGTTTAGGTGGTTgcccccttttttttttttttctctatAAGGATATATCTAAAACCAATCCAACATCATCGACAATTGGTTTTGCTAAATCTTCCAAAAATGGAATCAAATCTAACAATTCGTTATCATGCAGATCACTGAACCAACTACTGATAGGTATAGAATGATCAGGGTGGAATATATATGATGCTGgtgaattatcaattattatggTATCTTCTAAGGGACGACCAATTTgtgataaattttttataaaattgcCTTGATAATTGTAGCAAGAATCTCGAAACAATCGATGATGTACCGAGTTGTATAAATCTAGCTTGTCTAATAGTGGATCACCATATTTCAGTACTGATGCTGtgaaaacaacaacttcGTATAGTTTGCCCattttttgtaaaaattcatcaacGCCCGGTCTTTTCACAACATAAACATGATGTATTTGATTATCTATCTCGACTGGTATGACAAAATCGGCACTCCGTAAGTATTTGAAACTTGAATGTACCAAAGTTTCATCAAGATCTAATATAAGACACTTTTTGTTACCAAAATTCTTATCTTTTTTACCCAATAAAAACCCTGTTTCTGCATTGAATGCTTGACCATCTTGTAATTTAGTCAAATCTTCGAGtgaatcatcatcgtcgatgtcctcttcttcatcttcttcttcatcttcttcttcctcatcGTCATCGTTATCGTTATTATCGTCATCTTCACCATTGCTGGCttcattctttttcacGTTGCGATTCTCGTTTTGATAGGTACTGCTTGAGTTCGTGTTTGTATGCGTGCCTCCATTCTCTGGCACTTGAGTTATTATATCACTAGTATTAattttagtattattagtgTCAGTTTTGGTTGTATCATTACTAGACTTTGGTGTGTTATTATTTGACTCATCATTCGTATTAGCTatggtttcaatttcatttatcGATTGATCATCATCTAATAGATCTTTTTTGGATGGTTTCAATGCGTCAACTTCATCTTcctcatcttcatcttcatcttcatcccCAATCACATCAATATCGTTATCTTTTATTAAATCGGAATTGTGATCATTAATACTTGCGTTCTTTCCATGTCGCCCTGAAGTGGTTTTTGAAGGCAGTTTAGATGTATTTGTCGTTGGtgttcttgtttttgttgttgtagtagtagtagtagtagtagtagtagctTTGGTTGTCTCGGTTGtatttatcttttttgCCTTGTCTTGCTGATTATTCCGCGATGAGTTTCCCTTCAAACTTGCAGATGTCACAGCTGCATTACTTTTCTTGGATGTGGTTGTTGCAACACCATTGGATGTAGATGGATGATGTATCTTGTCATCGTTATCATCTTTCGACTCTATCGAGCAACAAAGCAACGACGAAAGTAATCCCATGTCAAttaaatatcaaatatggaaaaaaataaataaataaataaataaagaaaaagaaaattcaCGTCTATAAGTTTAAATTATAGGAAGAAATGCAAATTGGATGggaaagtaaaaaaaaagaaaatttaaataactCTGaactttgttttcttttttttttttcttcttcttttgatttttttgggttttctgttttttcctcttctttcttcttcttgtagtagtagtactaaaaaaatatattataaaataCAAGCTTACGGCTAAATTTCAGTTTCAAGTTCTCGTTTTGATTCTTATTTGACGTGGTGGGACCCAGAGCCAACGGAAATAGATGcgattctttttctttttatttaattctaataatgaaatagAGTTGTGTTGTTATATTATGACGATGAATAATGATGTCCCCTTCAATGGCCCCCTTATACTAAATACTGATAATGACTGTAGTGATGTCAAAATGTGATAAAagataattgaaatttggtTTGATGAGCAGACAGAAAGTAACCccccaaagaaaaaagaaaaaaagagaaccaggaaaatagaaaaagtatgaaatatttgaaattaagaTTGTTCTCgaatatattaatttaacTTTGTTAATCttctttttggtttatttttttttttttatcttttgctatttttatttaattattcGGGGGAGGAGGAAATTACTTGGTTGGTTGGATGCCACAATTAGTATTTGGGAATGAAACGTTGACTAAAAATGAATCTAGAATAGAGACTAGGCTCCATGGACATataaaattatatatatatatatgtttgGGTCTGTTTGAAGTAAAGTATTGTTtggttgaaattgataCCTAATACTAATAGCTGGGAGGGAGAGGGAGGATCTCGgtttaaattgttgttgttgttgtagttggTGATAGTTTGAACTGAATGTAGCAACAAAGGATTGTTTGTTCGtcctctttttttcttagcGTTATTTTCTGgctctctttttttgtattttcgACACTACctatttgttgataatgtcGTGTGTGACATTTACGATACTTTGAACGACATCTCAGAAACAATGAGAGTTTCACTTTACATGAACTAACTCAAACGAGAGTTTACAAGGAAAGCTAGGCCATATATGTTAGGATAGTCTCATGCTCATTTGTCTTTATAACATATATATCTGTTTGGAAAAGGAGTGTAGGCAATTGTGACTCTACGTATAAGAAAAATGGATTCATAACATGGCAGTCGATTTACAATCATGTTGACTTTGTactttcaaattgaaattctCGATTAGTTTATGGACTCATCTGTTTTCAAAACTGAAAAGAATCCAAAGCAAAAACTATGGATTTGCTTGGGTAGAATGGCCAAACTAACGGgatcaataattttgtttacGTAACTGAAATATCCgtaatttcttcatcagtaTCATTGGGGTAGTCCATGGTTGTTTCTgcaataaaatatttttgtcCAAATTTGGGCTCAACTAGGTTACTAAACTTCtgtttaaattaaaataatttgCACCTATAACAGATCAAAAAACTATTAGACATCCTTTATTACCGTCACAAACTTTGAGTGTTTCTAGCAATATCTCgtatttcaaaatatatcTATCCACCCAAGTTTATGGTAAAATacaatcaatatttaaaaataatttcgTTACAACCAACGAATATTACAAGAGATGTAGTTAATGAAAAAGCATGCTTTCTTCTCTATGCTCTGTTCACTTATTATatgaaattattactatAGTCGACATATTTTAACGTCAATTAAGAGAACAACTGACCAAACAATCATGTAGTTTcaactattttttttggtagCGCTCAAAGTTTCAAGTACAACAAGAGTTCTGCCTGCTTTGAAATGCCAAATAGCGTAGTCTGATGTTTCAACACAAAGTCTTTTTAAATCAGAACGGAAAATAAGAGATTTAGGTAAACATTTCATAGCATTAGTAAACTCTTGGCGTTTTTGGATTGGTAAAATATCTCATATCTTGTTAATTGCAAGAGTGTTAAACTTAATACAATACACATTCTGAAAATGaatggtttctttttttgcaaGCGTACAAAACAGGGTTATAAATTATAACCCAATTACTAAATGTGCTTTACAATAGCTTAGAGAAGCAAAGACCGCTTTGATGTACATCACAATTTACACGAATAAATccctcaacaacaacaaacgaATTGATTTGTTACCAGTACTCGGTATGAAAATCAATCTTATATCCGAACCCAGTGTTCTGTTTGTGTCGTTTATTTGTTTACCTTTAAAAATTTCCTATACAAAGATTGAATATAGGAAATGTTCACGGTCAAAAGGATATTAATTGTTACTCTTAAACAATgtaaagaagaaaaaaaaaatttgaataaataaaggGTAGAACAATTGAGTTTATTACTTACATTGtcattttttcttattatttgtttttttttttttgcagaaTAAACACGagaaaacaacaatcacaGTACTAGTAAATAGACGAGAGATGATAAACTAAAATACAATCATTAAACCAAACATGAACgtacaaagaaaaagactAGAGAGGCGTTATAGGCAATCgcattaattaattaccGATCCCTGTCTGtaattaaagaaaacaaattattttataCTTTCTAATTCTAGTTCCTTTTAAAGAATGCATGACATCAAGATCTAGTTTTTAGTTTGATCAGTAGTAGTAGGTAGTTAGATGTATCTAGAACGCTACagataaaatttttcaaaagcaAAATATGACAAAACGATCATGTCCAGTATATTTCTTTGAGGGTATTTCATTTGgcccttttttttttttcatctttgTCCAACAGTAGTATTAGTgtcattattgttttagACGAATAATTGGTTTTGTATTCACCAGAAGATTTAGCAAATTTGAAACAGGAAGATTTATGGGCCCACCCAACATTTTGCGACAATGGGACCCATAAAAGCAATGTTTACCATGTTCAATACTGTGAACAATTGATTACACCCATTGGTACAATAATAGAAACACaatcaccaaaaaaaaaaaaaaaagaaaacaaaaaaaatttcaattccatCGGCAAAGAGTGAAAAGAGAAATAAATTACTCTTTTGCCTCAAGGTTATACCACATTGAAAGTGCTCTTATTCCCCGTTACTTCATTATTGTCTGTATGGTTCTTTCCAAACAAAGtgttcaattgattatttcaCATCCACAAAATAAGCCAATCATTGGGAAATGTTTGCAGACACTTGGCAATTGGTACATGACAATGAGAACGCGCTAAATAGAAACGCAAGTGTGGCCTTTATGGCCTTTAATATTCGATTAGTAAAAGCTAGAGTACGAAATGGTTAGTTAAAATCACGGAATCTCCAAACAGCTTGCCTTCATGATTAAAActcacttttttttgtttctgaAAATAAAGGGTTAAATATCAAGGGTTACAAGGGTCTAGCTAACTATCTAGTAAAAATTTCTGTTGAGATTTCTTCGTATTAGATACGCATTATCTTGCAGAATCACCAGAATACGTgccaaattgaaatttctttGCAAGAAAAGTAACACCATACTTTGTTCAGTATATTCACAATATCCAAATTATGTACTTACAATAATgctttgtttgtttcagaaagtaattttaaaaaaagattCTTTGACACTAAATCTGCTAGAGATGATGAAGGCTGCGTTAACTATTGTGATATAATATTCAAACCTATGAAGAAAAGAGAATCAATTTGCAGCTTTTACGAGCAAAACTTCCAGGAATATCGTAAACAATATGTTTCATATAATTTTTGGACCATATGTTTCTTTATGGCAAATATATACGCTAAacatttgattatttaaacaGCTCTGTTTTCCCTATGAAGATTTGGATTTAGTATTAGTTTTGgttcttgtttcttttttaggGTATTCTAGTCATCAAAAAAGTTTTTGTTCCAATGTTGTTAAAAAACTTTGTTTTCCTATTCATTGCAACAGCAACCACTGTGTTTGCTAGTTACGATGTTTCTAGCtcattaattcattatcatgATTTCGACTTTAATGTCGGTGATATTTCCATTCGGAATGGTgcatcattttcattagtTAATACTTTCGATTGTCTTTTTAAAGGAGATCTTAccattgaagaaaaatccAAGTTATACATTACATCTACTGGTAGAGCTTTATTACTCAATGTCGCTGGATTATTCAACAAAGTTAAAAATGATGGTTTATTGGTTATCAACACTATCGAGTCTTATGCTGCAGCCATTTGTAACATTTTTGGTGCTTCATTCGTTAACACTGGTGATGCTATCTTTGCTTTCCAAGGGAAATGGTTGCCACCAATTATTGCCTTTACTGCTCAACAATGGCAGAATTATGGACGTGTgcatatttttcaaaagttcCCCTCAAAGGCTTTGGCTATCTTGGGTCGTTTTGGTGGctcaattgaaaactatGGTACTCTTTGTTTTACCAATCTGATTTTTAAACAAGTAACTACCATCGATGGTAGTGGTTGTATTGCCTTAGAGAAGAGCTCGtcatttttcattgaaaatTCGTTGTTCccaattgataaagaaCAGGTTATATACATGGGTGAAGGTAATCCAAGTATACAAGTTGTTGCAACAACATTCCCACAAACATTTAAAGTTGCTAACTTTGGTGGTAACGGTGCTCATAAAATTGGATTGAATTTACCTTTATTGAACTTACCACTTCTTAATAAACGTGGTTGGTCTTATAATGAAAGGACTGGTATTTTGACATTGAAAGTTACTGATTTACTTACCcaaaattttgatattggtCTTGGTTACGATCCTTCTAAATTTGAACTTTGTTCCGATGAATCTGTTGGAttcctttttgttttccatGGTGCtattaaatataatggTCCAGCCCCAAATCCGGGCAGACCATCCATTTGTCAAGTTTGTCCAGGACTTCATCCTGCTCCAGGTGCTGAACCAACTACTTCAACCAACTCTATCACTACAACCAAAACTGATGGTTCCATTTGTACTGAAATTgatgctgttgttgtttcttctGATCAATCTGGATCCTGGTATACAAGTACTTCTGGTATTAGCACTGTCTGCGGTGCCACATCTGAAGCTCCTATTCCAAACCCTCGAGTTACTATCACCACTACTTGGACCCAAGTCACTACTGCTACCGTCACTGAATCTGGTACCAAGACTGACACTGTGATTGTCCAAGTCCCATATACCCCAAATCCTCAAGTTACTGTCACTACTACTTGGACTGGAACCTATGTTACTGCAAGTACTATTACTGGTGATAAAACCGATactgttattgttgatgtCCCAGAAACTACCACTTCTTGTTTAACTACAACTAATACTTGGACTGGAGAATACATAACCACCATTACCACTTCTGGTTGGgtcattattgaaattccAACTGAAAGTGTTGCCACCTATGTTTACACAGACTCACAAGTGACACCTACTAAAGCTACTGCTACATCTGAAGTTACTGCTGTAACAAGTGCAACTACTGGTAATGATAACACTGCTTCTGCAACTGGTGCTACtggcaacaacaacaacaatgattCTACAACTGGTGCTACCGGtaatgaaaagaataaatcCACACCTTCCACTGCAGGTAATGTCAACACTGCTgccaccactactactgGTAACGGAAACAATGATTCTACAACTGGTGCTACtggcaacaacaacaacaatgattCTACAACTGGTGCTACCGGtaatgaaaagaataaatcCACACCTTCCACTGCAGGTAATGTCAACACTGCTgccaccactactactgGTAACGGAAACAATGATTCTACAACTGGAGCTACtggaaacaacaacattgaTTCTACAACTGGTGCTACCGGtaatgaaaagaataaatcCCCACCTTCCACTGCAGGTAATGTCAACACTGCTGCCACAACTACTACTGGTAACGGAAACAATGATTCTGCAACTACTACTGGTAATGTCAACACCGATTCTACCACTAATACtggaaacaacaacaacattgaTTCTACAACTGGTGCTACTGGTAATAACAATAGTGCTTCTACAACTGCCACTACTGATAATGTGAACACTGCTTCTACTACTGGTGCTACTGGTAAAGATAACAATGATTCTGCAACTACTACTGGTAATGTCAACACTGCTTCTACCACTAATACtggaaacaacaacaacaatgattCCACAACTGGTGCTACtggaaacaacaacaatgattCTACAACTGGAGCTACtggcaacaacaacaacaatgattCCACAACTGGTGCTACAGGTAACACTTTATCCACGGTCACTACTGGTAACGATAACACAGCTTCCACTACTGGTGCTACTGGTAATGACAATAGTGCTTCTACAGCTTCCACTACTGATAATGTGAACACTGCTTCTGCAACTGGTGCTACTGGTAAAGGTAACAATGATTCTGCAACTACTACTGGTAATGTCAACACTGCTTCTACCACTAATACtggaaacaacaacaacattgaTTCTACAACTGGTGCTACTGGTAATAACAATAGTGCTTCTACAACTGCCACTACTGATAATGTGAACATTGCTTCTGCAACTGGTGCTACTGGTAAAGATAACAATGATTCTGCAACTACTACTGGTAATGTCAACACTGCTTCTACCACTAATACtggcaacaacaacattgaTTCTACAACTGGTGCCCCAACAACCAGTGATTTTAGTGGCTCTACAGAATCTCAATCCAGAGAAACCAAACATACCAAATCAAAGAACACCGAGACACataaaaccaaattgaCAGAAACAAGCACTTCTTTGGCTGCCATTTCATCATCTCTGGAATTCCCCTTTGAAAATACTTCAAATCTGATTTGTCAATGTACTCCAGTGACCGTCACCAAATATATCCCTCAGTCGAACATCCCAGAAAATACTGAATCTACAACTCAATCTACTTCTGCTTTAACTCCTGCAACAAGTCAAGAAATAGCTTCCCAGCCTTCTTTCCATAGCAAAGTTGAATCCACTACTGTTGTCTCGTCTGCAACAAGTCAAGAAATAGCTTCCCAGCCTTCTTTCCATCGCAAAGTTGAATCCACTAATGTCGTCTCATCTGCAACAAATCAAGAATCAACCACTAACTTCTCTTCAGAAACCGATGTTCAGTCAAGTTCTCAATTTGTCACTCCTACTAATGCTGTTcattcttcattatcaacagAATACTACACTACTGGTGTCACTTCTTACTACACAAGCTATGTCACTGTTACTGCTGAAACAACCAAAGTCGTCACCTTGACTTCTTGTGCTAATGATGTTTGTCATAAAACAACTGCAACAACTGGTGTCACTGTTGTCACACTCAGTACTTCTGATATCCAAACTGTCCTTACAACTTATGCTCCATTGACTCAAACAGTGACTTTGGGAATCACTGGTTCAGCAACTTTTGATTTAGGTTGTCCAACCGGCCACTTTGGTTACAAGGGCTACATTGGAAAAGGTGTTGAAATTAGTCCAAACGGAATAAAGGCTAATGCCAATGCTGGTTTTAATGTTGGTTTTGACGCAATCAAACGTGACCAAAAAGTGGTAAACTCCACTAATGTCACTGTTCAATCTTCTAAGAATGCTGGTGCTATTAATTCCATCTATAGCAGTATTGAACTCTTATGTGCTGTTACAGCTATTATGgctttaattttttaaagaaaagaaatttaatCGAAATAATTCACCTTATTAATTGCTATATgatatttaaaaataaatattaaatagTCACGTATACCTTTTTCTGAATATTTTGTGAAATACACTTCAATATATGAACACTAAAATATAGTTTATCCTATCACAAGTTATTTTAAGAGTTATGATATAGTAGCTTGAAGTCACAATATTACAAATAGTGGcttaaaaattaaatacaCAAACACGATACAACGATTGGGGTCAATCATTTCAGTGTCACGTTTTCGAGTTATCAAATTCAGGAAAGATCAAGAGTTGACCAGAGATTAATAGTCAATATTTGTATAAAGATTTTTGGTATGTTGT includes:
- a CDS encoding plasma membrane-associated protein phosphatase, putative (Similar to S. cerevisiae PSR1); amino-acid sequence: MGLLSSLLCCSIESKDDNDDKIHHPSTSNGVATTTSKKSNAAVTSASLKGNSSRNNQQDKAKKINTTETTKATTTTTTTTTTTKTRTPTTNTSKSPSKTTSGRHGKNASINDHNSDLIKDNDIDVIGDEDEDEDEEDEVDALKPSKKDLLDDDQSINEIETIANTNDESNNNTPKSSNDTTKTDTNNTKINTSDIITQVPENGGTHTNTNSSSTYQNENRNVKKNEASNGEDDDNNDNDDDEEEEDEEEDEEEDIDDDDSLEDLTKLQDGQAFNAETGFLLGKKDKNFGNKKCLILDLDETLVHSSFKYLRSADFVIPVEIDNQIHHVYVVKRPGVDEFLQKMGKLYEVVVFTASVSKYGDPLLDKLDLYNSVHHRLFRDSCYNYQGNFIKNLSQIGRPLEDTIIIDNSPASYIFHPDHSIPISSWFSDSHDNELLDLIPFLEDLAKPIVDDVGLVLDISL
- a CDS encoding U3 small nucleolar RNA-associated protein Sof1 homologue, putative (Similar to S. cerevisiae SOF1;~In S. cerevisiae: essential protein required for biogenesis of 40S (small) ribosomal subunit), producing the protein MKVKTISRSSDTYIPVKNTQESALPRNLNPALHPFERAREYTRALQATKLERMFAQPFIGQLGDGHRDGVYFIAKNYQATNQIASGSGDGIIKYWNLTDRLETASFKAHYGMVSGICIYANKMYSCGDDKTIKIWSVNSDDFDVKVNDDVDEIYHNNSNLLEGKTSGGLLKTFIGEHSFKGIDHHRDDDLFVTGGATIQLWDVNRSKHISDLSWGADNVGTVKFNQTETNIIASSGSDNSIVLYDIRTNTPVHKVVTSLRNNCITWNPMEAFNFATGNEDHNGYLYDMRNLQKTLKVYKGHVGAIMDVDFAPTGQELVTGSYDKTIRLWKTLDGRSKDVYHTKRMQKVFSVKYSTDSKYIISGSDDTNLRVWRSDASSRSNIKSSRQRAKLEYQDKLKERYKYMPEINRIARHRHLPKPVKKAEDMKRLYSKK